A region from the Actinoplanes sp. OR16 genome encodes:
- a CDS encoding carbohydrate ABC transporter permease, with protein sequence MRHSRYFVALVLIGVMLGPVFYIIIGGFRTNSQITVDPAGLPDPWVIGNYTDVLTGDVFWRQVGNSTIVAVATTLGVVALGVMASYVLARYRFKGRAAMYALFAAGLMFPATVAITPLYILIKNLGLVNTLPGVILPQIAFGLPTTVIILVPFLRAIPRELEEAAAIDRCSRLGFFWRMVLPLSVPGLITVGILAFVNSWNSYLLPLFILNDQDGFTLPLGVQAFSSQYSVDTAKVLAFTSLSMIPALVFFSLFERRIVGGLTGAVKG encoded by the coding sequence ATGAGACATTCCCGCTACTTCGTCGCGCTGGTGCTGATCGGCGTCATGCTCGGGCCGGTCTTCTACATCATCATCGGCGGCTTCCGGACCAACTCGCAGATCACCGTCGACCCCGCCGGCCTTCCCGACCCGTGGGTCATCGGCAACTACACCGACGTGCTGACCGGCGACGTCTTCTGGCGGCAGGTCGGCAACTCGACGATCGTGGCGGTCGCCACGACCCTCGGTGTCGTCGCGCTCGGGGTGATGGCCAGTTACGTTCTGGCGCGCTACCGATTCAAGGGCAGGGCCGCCATGTACGCCCTGTTCGCCGCCGGTCTGATGTTCCCGGCAACGGTCGCGATCACCCCGTTGTACATCCTGATCAAGAATCTCGGGCTGGTGAACACGCTCCCCGGCGTCATCCTCCCGCAGATCGCCTTCGGACTGCCCACGACGGTCATCATCCTGGTGCCGTTCCTGCGCGCCATCCCCCGGGAGCTCGAGGAGGCCGCCGCGATCGACCGGTGCAGCCGGCTCGGCTTCTTCTGGCGGATGGTGTTGCCGTTGTCCGTGCCGGGACTGATCACGGTCGGCATCCTGGCGTTCGTGAACAGCTGGAACAGCTACCTGTTGCCGTTGTTCATCCTCAATGACCAGGATGGGTTCACCCTGCCGCTGGGGGTGCAGGCGTTCTCCTCGCAATATTCGGTGGACACCGCCAAGGTGCTCGCGTTCACCTCACTGTCGATGATTCCCGCGCTGGTGTTCTTCAGCCTCTTCGAACGCCGCATCGTCGGTGGCCTCACCGGCGCCGTCAAAGGATGA
- a CDS encoding carbohydrate ABC transporter permease gives MTVTEVRTGGGVRTPPPVRPRRRGIGWAQRLEIVALSGPAILVFIGFVIVPVAMAAYYGFYRWKGFGPPTDFVGLDNYVTILQDPAFHEALIHNGQIVVLSLIIQGPIAVGLALLLNQRMRGRSLIRVLIFVPYVIAEVIAGTAWALLLQSDGAVNGVLRSVGLDGLAQDWLSNPDLAIWTLMMILTWKYIGFAVILFLAGMQNIPEELSEAAAMDGATYWQTQWRITLPLLGPTIRIWAFLSIIGALQLFDLVYIIWGQYVASTAGTSTMATYMVTEGRNAANYGYGNAVAVVLFTISMIIALVYQRFVLRRDTEGHA, from the coding sequence GTGACGGTCACCGAGGTGCGGACCGGTGGTGGCGTGCGGACGCCGCCGCCGGTCCGGCCCCGCCGGCGAGGGATCGGCTGGGCCCAGCGGCTGGAGATCGTGGCGCTGTCCGGCCCGGCGATCCTGGTCTTCATCGGCTTCGTGATCGTCCCGGTCGCGATGGCCGCCTACTACGGGTTCTACCGGTGGAAGGGCTTCGGCCCGCCGACCGACTTCGTCGGCCTGGACAACTACGTCACGATCCTGCAGGATCCCGCCTTCCATGAGGCGCTGATCCACAACGGGCAGATCGTCGTGCTGTCGCTGATCATCCAGGGCCCGATCGCGGTCGGTCTGGCGCTGCTGCTCAACCAGCGGATGCGCGGCCGGTCGCTGATCCGGGTGCTGATCTTCGTCCCGTACGTGATCGCCGAGGTCATCGCCGGGACGGCCTGGGCGCTGCTGCTGCAGAGCGACGGCGCGGTGAACGGCGTCCTGCGCTCGGTCGGTCTCGACGGCCTGGCCCAGGACTGGCTGTCCAACCCGGACCTGGCCATCTGGACCCTGATGATGATCCTCACCTGGAAGTACATCGGGTTCGCGGTGATCCTGTTCCTGGCCGGGATGCAGAACATCCCGGAGGAGCTGAGCGAGGCGGCCGCGATGGACGGCGCCACCTACTGGCAGACGCAGTGGCGGATCACGCTGCCACTGCTCGGGCCGACCATCCGGATCTGGGCGTTCCTGTCGATCATCGGCGCGCTGCAGCTGTTCGACCTGGTCTACATCATCTGGGGGCAGTACGTCGCCTCGACCGCCGGCACCTCGACCATGGCGACGTACATGGTCACCGAGGGCCGCAACGCCGCCAACTACGGCTACGGCAACGCGGTCGCCGTCGTCCTCTTCACCATCTCCATGATCATCGCACTGGTGTACCAGCGGTTCGTGCTGCGCCGGGACACCGAGGGACACGCATGA
- a CDS encoding ABC transporter substrate-binding protein, whose product MFPRRTLAAAAAMALAVTGLSACSSDDDGGSDAGGNVEMQFWHNATTGPGKAFWEKTVADFQTAHPTVKIKIQQVQNEDLDGKLQTALNSGSAPDIFLQRGGGKMAAMVEAGQLKDITADITAETKAAVGEAVLGTGQVDGKAYAVPVSILPGGLWYSKDVFAKAGVTTTPTTIEEFNQAVGKLKANGTPVALGAKDAWPAAHWYYFFALRACSKASLDAAAKSKDFTDACWTKAGEDLKAFADTKPFNDGFLTTSAQQGAGSSAGLVANYKASMELMGAWDPGVIASLTKDAKPLPDLGYFPFPAVPGGQGDPAAIMGGADGYSCSAQAPKECADFLNYILTKDVQEGYYKAFNALPVSKEAQGAVTEDYLKAVLDAYNKAPYVSQWLDTIYGQNVGNALNVGVVNLLAGKGDVAGIIQAVNDAAKKG is encoded by the coding sequence ATGTTCCCCAGGAGAACCCTCGCCGCAGCCGCCGCGATGGCGCTCGCGGTCACCGGCCTGTCCGCCTGTAGCAGCGATGACGACGGCGGCTCAGACGCCGGCGGCAACGTCGAGATGCAGTTCTGGCACAACGCCACGACCGGTCCGGGTAAGGCCTTCTGGGAGAAGACGGTCGCCGACTTCCAGACCGCCCACCCGACCGTGAAGATCAAGATTCAGCAGGTGCAGAACGAGGATCTGGACGGCAAGCTGCAGACCGCGCTGAACTCGGGTTCGGCGCCGGACATCTTCCTGCAGCGCGGTGGCGGCAAGATGGCCGCGATGGTCGAGGCCGGTCAGCTCAAGGACATCACCGCCGACATCACCGCCGAGACGAAGGCGGCGGTCGGGGAGGCCGTTCTCGGGACGGGGCAGGTCGACGGCAAGGCTTACGCCGTACCGGTCTCGATCCTGCCTGGTGGTCTCTGGTATTCGAAGGACGTCTTCGCGAAGGCCGGGGTCACCACGACGCCGACCACGATCGAGGAGTTCAACCAGGCGGTGGGCAAGCTCAAGGCCAACGGCACGCCGGTCGCGCTCGGCGCCAAGGACGCCTGGCCGGCCGCCCACTGGTACTACTTCTTCGCGCTGCGCGCCTGCAGCAAGGCCTCGCTCGACGCGGCCGCCAAGAGCAAGGACTTCACCGACGCCTGCTGGACCAAGGCCGGCGAGGACCTCAAGGCGTTCGCCGACACGAAACCGTTCAACGACGGCTTCCTGACCACGTCGGCGCAGCAGGGCGCGGGCAGCTCGGCCGGCCTGGTGGCGAACTACAAGGCGAGCATGGAACTGATGGGCGCCTGGGACCCGGGTGTCATCGCGTCGCTGACCAAGGACGCCAAGCCGCTGCCCGACCTGGGCTACTTCCCGTTCCCGGCGGTGCCGGGCGGCCAGGGCGACCCGGCCGCGATCATGGGTGGCGCGGACGGCTACTCCTGCTCGGCCCAGGCGCCGAAGGAGTGCGCGGACTTCCTCAACTACATCCTGACCAAGGACGTGCAGGAGGGGTACTACAAGGCGTTCAACGCGCTGCCGGTGAGCAAGGAGGCGCAGGGCGCGGTCACCGAGGACTACCTCAAGGCGGTGCTCGACGCGTACAACAAGGCGCCGTACGTCTCGCAGTGGCTGGACACCATCTACGGGCAGAACGTGGGTAACGCGCTGAACGTCGGCGTGGTGAACCTGCTGGCCGGCAAGGGCGACGTCGCCGGGATCATCCAGGCCGTGAACGACGCGGCCAAGAAGGGCTGA
- a CDS encoding alpha-N-arabinofuranosidase, whose translation MTLEAVINLDLGGPRISRHLYGHFAEHLGRCVYGGFYVGEDSAIPNEGGIRLDVVDALRALGIPNLRWPGGCFADEYHWQDGIGPRDRRPVMVNTHWGGVEENNHFGTHEFMALCELLGAEPYISGNVGSGTVREMSEWVEYLTRGGDSPMARLRAANGREEPWRVRFWGLGNEAWGCGGNMTAEHYAHQARQYGTYCRDYGDNQLYKIAAGANGEDYAWTETLMKQLAHLGCRRITSTMYHALSLHHYTITGPSWDEKGSATDFGTGEFYATMVAAARIEELIAGHAAVMDCYDPGKSVGLVLDEWGTWFDVEPGTNPGFLYQQNTLRDALVASVHFDVFHRYADRLVMANIAQTVNVLQAMVLTDPDSDAMVLTPTYHVFAMNRGHQDATSLRVDPRTAPPSRPVGDTTLTTVSMSASRKDGRLLVSLSNLDAEAAADVAIDLRGGTAGQPEALILTAGAPQDHNTPQAPSAVAPRPYDGVSLTGGTLRVHLPAHAFVTVSAGLGK comes from the coding sequence ATGACCCTCGAAGCCGTCATCAACCTCGACCTCGGCGGGCCGCGCATCAGCCGGCACCTCTACGGTCACTTCGCCGAGCACCTGGGCCGCTGCGTCTACGGCGGCTTCTACGTCGGTGAGGACTCGGCCATCCCGAACGAGGGCGGCATCCGGCTGGACGTCGTCGACGCGCTGCGCGCCCTGGGCATCCCGAATCTGCGCTGGCCGGGCGGCTGCTTCGCCGACGAGTACCACTGGCAGGACGGCATCGGGCCGCGCGACCGGCGGCCGGTCATGGTCAACACGCACTGGGGTGGGGTCGAGGAGAACAACCACTTCGGCACGCACGAGTTCATGGCCCTGTGTGAGCTGCTCGGCGCCGAGCCGTACATCAGCGGCAACGTCGGCTCCGGGACGGTCCGGGAGATGAGCGAGTGGGTCGAGTACCTGACCCGCGGCGGCGACTCGCCGATGGCGCGGCTGCGCGCCGCGAACGGCCGCGAGGAGCCGTGGCGGGTCCGGTTCTGGGGCCTGGGCAACGAGGCGTGGGGCTGCGGCGGCAACATGACCGCCGAGCACTACGCGCACCAGGCCCGCCAGTACGGGACCTACTGCCGCGACTACGGCGACAATCAGCTCTACAAGATCGCCGCGGGCGCGAACGGCGAGGACTACGCGTGGACCGAGACGCTGATGAAGCAGCTCGCCCACCTCGGCTGCCGGCGGATCACCAGCACGATGTACCACGCGCTGTCCCTGCACCACTACACGATCACCGGGCCCAGCTGGGACGAGAAGGGTTCGGCGACGGACTTCGGCACCGGCGAGTTCTACGCGACGATGGTGGCCGCGGCCCGCATCGAGGAGTTGATCGCCGGGCACGCCGCCGTGATGGACTGCTACGACCCGGGGAAGAGCGTCGGGCTGGTCCTGGACGAGTGGGGCACCTGGTTCGACGTCGAGCCGGGCACGAACCCGGGCTTCCTGTACCAGCAGAACACCCTGCGCGACGCGCTCGTGGCGAGCGTGCATTTCGACGTCTTTCATCGGTACGCCGACCGTCTCGTGATGGCCAACATCGCGCAGACCGTCAATGTGCTCCAGGCCATGGTCCTCACTGATCCGGACTCGGACGCGATGGTGCTGACCCCGACCTACCACGTCTTCGCGATGAACCGCGGACACCAGGACGCGACGTCGCTGCGGGTGGATCCGCGTACCGCACCGCCGTCCCGGCCGGTCGGTGACACGACGCTGACCACGGTCTCGATGTCGGCCAGCCGCAAGGACGGCCGGCTGCTCGTCTCGCTGTCCAACCTCGACGCCGAAGCGGCCGCCGACGTGGCGATCGACCTGCGGGGCGGCACCGCCGGGCAACCCGAAGCCCTGATCCTCACGGCCGGTGCGCCACAGGACCACAACACCCCGCAGGCGCCGTCGGCGGTGGCGCCCCGGCCGTACGACGGGGTGTCACTGACCGGCGGCACGTTGCGGGTGCACCTACCCGCCCACGCGTTCGTCACCGTGAGCGCCGGACTCGGGAAGTAG
- a CDS encoding endo-1,4-beta-xylanase yields the protein MTSPIPSTGVPRRRSFATRLLITGAVAAVGAFGALTAMPDADAAASTLGAAAQQSGRYFGTAIAASRLSNSTYSTIAGREFDMITAENEMKPDATQPQRGQFTFSAGDQIYNWATQRGLKVRGHTLAWHAQQPGWMQSLSGSSLRQAMIDHINGVMGHYKGKLAAWDVVNEAFNEDGSRRSSNLQGTGNDWIEVAFRTARNADPSVKLCYNDYNIENWSYGKTQGVYNMIRDFKARGVPIDCVGLQTHFTGGSSLPGNFQTTLSSFAALGVDVALTEVDVTNASTTQYAGLTQACLNVPRCIGITVWGVRDSDSWRASENPLLFDGNGNKKAAYTSVLNALNGATPNPSQSGSASPSPSSSSTPPAGQGRIVGSQSGRCVDVPNASQNNGTRVQLYDCNGQANQQWTLTSSRQLTVYGTRCLDAAGSANGSAVQIYTCNGQANQQWNVNANGTITGVQSGRCLDVWGTGNGQQVQIYDCNGQANQRFSLS from the coding sequence ATGACATCCCCGATCCCCTCTACCGGCGTCCCACGGCGGCGATCGTTCGCGACGCGCTTGCTCATCACGGGCGCCGTCGCCGCCGTCGGGGCGTTCGGCGCGCTGACGGCGATGCCCGACGCCGATGCCGCGGCGAGCACGCTCGGCGCGGCGGCCCAGCAATCCGGCCGGTACTTCGGCACCGCGATCGCCGCGAGCCGGCTGAGCAACTCGACGTACAGCACCATCGCTGGTCGTGAGTTCGACATGATCACGGCCGAGAACGAGATGAAGCCGGACGCCACGCAGCCCCAGCGCGGTCAGTTCACCTTCAGCGCCGGCGACCAGATCTACAACTGGGCGACCCAGCGCGGCTTGAAGGTCCGCGGCCACACCCTCGCCTGGCACGCGCAGCAGCCCGGCTGGATGCAGAGCCTCAGCGGCAGCAGCCTGCGCCAGGCCATGATCGATCACATCAACGGCGTGATGGGCCACTACAAGGGCAAGCTCGCCGCGTGGGACGTCGTCAACGAGGCCTTCAACGAGGACGGCAGCCGCCGGTCGTCGAACCTGCAGGGCACCGGCAACGACTGGATCGAGGTGGCGTTCCGCACCGCGCGCAACGCCGACCCGTCGGTCAAGCTCTGCTACAACGACTACAACATCGAGAACTGGTCGTACGGGAAGACGCAGGGCGTCTACAACATGATCCGGGACTTCAAGGCCCGTGGCGTGCCGATCGACTGCGTGGGCCTGCAGACCCACTTCACCGGTGGCAGCTCACTGCCGGGCAACTTCCAGACGACGCTGTCGAGTTTCGCGGCGCTCGGCGTGGACGTGGCGCTGACCGAGGTGGACGTGACGAACGCGTCGACCACCCAGTACGCCGGGCTCACCCAGGCCTGCCTCAACGTGCCGCGGTGCATCGGCATCACGGTGTGGGGCGTCCGGGACAGCGACTCGTGGCGGGCGAGCGAGAACCCGCTGCTGTTCGACGGCAACGGCAACAAGAAGGCCGCCTACACGTCGGTGCTCAACGCCCTCAACGGCGCCACTCCGAACCCGTCGCAGAGCGGCAGCGCGAGCCCCAGCCCGAGCTCCAGTTCAACCCCGCCCGCTGGGCAGGGCCGGATCGTCGGCAGCCAGTCGGGCCGGTGCGTCGACGTGCCGAACGCGTCGCAGAACAACGGCACGCGGGTGCAGCTCTACGACTGCAACGGGCAGGCCAATCAGCAGTGGACGCTCACGTCCAGCAGGCAATTGACCGTGTACGGCACGCGCTGCCTGGACGCCGCCGGTTCCGCAAACGGCTCGGCCGTGCAGATCTACACCTGTAACGGCCAGGCCAACCAGCAGTGGAACGTCAACGCCAACGGCACCATCACCGGCGTCCAGTCCGGGCGCTGCCTGGACGTGTGGGGCACCGGCAACGGTCAGCAGGTGCAGATCTACGACTGCAACGGGCAGGCCAACCAGCGGTTCAGCCTGAGCTGA
- a CDS encoding TetR/AcrR family transcriptional regulator, with amino-acid sequence MSQAAASRRRAGPSKGDLREAAILRVARRIFSERPYESVTIDDLARSAGISRTSFYFYFPTKPAVLTALMTQLSDDFAASHVWFDSDGPAPDRLREQLHTAALLWRENAGLLNCSAAAATSNDELRGLLAKAKARYDSRAAEKIARDQAAGSATTAIAANRLAEMVSALRDSRYSRLAHATDDEVQQAVDDLLVAIQRLVYDPV; translated from the coding sequence ATGAGCCAGGCAGCAGCATCGCGTCGCCGTGCCGGTCCGTCGAAGGGTGACCTCCGCGAGGCAGCGATCCTGCGGGTGGCCCGGCGCATCTTCAGCGAGCGGCCGTACGAGTCGGTCACCATCGACGACCTGGCTCGCAGCGCCGGCATCTCCCGGACCAGCTTCTACTTCTACTTCCCCACCAAGCCGGCAGTGCTGACGGCGCTGATGACGCAGCTCTCCGACGACTTCGCCGCCTCGCACGTGTGGTTCGACAGCGACGGCCCGGCGCCGGACCGGCTCCGCGAGCAGTTGCACACCGCCGCGCTGCTGTGGCGGGAGAACGCCGGCCTGCTCAACTGCTCGGCCGCCGCCGCCACCTCCAACGACGAGCTGCGCGGTCTGCTGGCGAAGGCCAAGGCGCGGTACGACTCCCGTGCCGCCGAGAAGATCGCCCGCGACCAGGCAGCGGGTTCCGCCACGACGGCGATCGCCGCGAACCGCCTCGCCGAGATGGTCTCCGCCCTGCGCGACTCGCGGTACAGCAGGCTCGCGCACGCCACCGACGACGAGGTCCAGCAGGCCGTCGACGACCTTCTGGTGGCCATTCAGCGGCTGGTCTACGACCCGGTCTGA